CGCAAGGTACTGTTCGATGAGCGGACGGACGTAAACCGCGACGTTAAGCGGCTCGAGGGGGCGCTGGCCGGGCAACAACGGTACGACGACGCCCCGGCGGCGCTCATTTCAGCAGGCGACCTCGCGGGGGAAATCGCCGAAGGTGAACGGTCGAACGGGGAACGGATGCAAGCTGGCAACCGAATCCGCCAGATAGAAACGAACATCCGGGAACTCCAACAAGAGGAGGAAAGGCTAAAAGCGTGGCACGCAGCGAGCGAGCACGTCGACGTAAACGCGCTAAAGGAACGGCTTGCCACAATCGAGGCCGACAACGAGAAGTGCCGGGCCAACGAACGCTACGACGACCTCAAGGCGGAGTTGTATACCGCGATGGCCGGCGCCGCGAACCTCAACGCCGATATAAAAGCCCACGACGAGAAGAAGGCCGCCGCGCTCGCCAGCGCGACCTTCCCCGTACCCGGCCTATCGTTCAACGAGGATGGCGTTCTCTACGACGGCCGGCCGCTCGAGCAGGCGTCGTCCGCCGAGCTAACGCGCATTTCCACCGCCGTCGCGATGGCGGCGAACCCCAAACTCAAGGTCGTTATTATCCACGACGGCTCGCTCCTGGACGACGACAACCTGGGCGTCATCGCCGAGATGGCTGCGGCGAACGATTATCAGATATGGATAGAGAAAGTCGATGCGTCCGGCGAAGTGGGCGTCGTTATCGAGGACGGCCAAGTCGTCAACGCAGCGGTGCCGGCCACGACTGCGGGGAAGAAATGAGCGACGACG
The sequence above is a segment of the bacterium genome. Coding sequences within it:
- a CDS encoding AAA family ATPase — encoded protein: MKILRLEASNIKRVRVVEINPDGSLVLVTGRNAQGKSSVLDAIVYALGGKEAIPDKPLRNGADVGFIRLDLGDIVVERTFTADNTYLKVKAAGTNAEYPTPQKLLDGLFGKIAFDPLAFARMKARDQLGALLEVVDLGLDLDTLAVERKVLFDERTDVNRDVKRLEGALAGQQRYDDAPAALISAGDLAGEIAEGERSNGERMQAGNRIRQIETNIRELQQEEERLKAWHAASEHVDVNALKERLATIEADNEKCRANERYDDLKAELYTAMAGAANLNADIKAHDEKKAAALASATFPVPGLSFNEDGVLYDGRPLEQASSAELTRISTAVAMAANPKLKVVIIHDGSLLDDDNLGVIAEMAAANDYQIWIEKVDASGEVGVVIEDGQVVNAAVPATTAGKK